One Panicum virgatum strain AP13 chromosome 9K, P.virgatum_v5, whole genome shotgun sequence genomic region harbors:
- the LOC120646729 gene encoding metal tolerance protein 4-like → MAGGILWFTHLSMKSINVYKYPIGKLRVQPVGIIIFAAVMATLGFQVFIQAVEKLIVNEAPDKLNQIQLLWLYSIMIFATVVKLALWLYCRTSGNKIVRAYAKDHYFDVVTNVVGLAAAVLGDRFYWWIDPIGAIALAVYTISNWSGTVWKMQVCVTFSV, encoded by the exons ATGGCTGGTGGTATCCTTTGGTTCACACATCTGTCAATGAAGAGCATCAATGTCTACAAGTACCCCATTGGCAAACTGAGGGTACAGCCTGTAGGCATTATCATCTTTGCTGCTGTCATGGCCACTTTAG GCTTCCAAGTATTTATTCAAGCTGTTGAAAAGCTGATAGTGAATGAAGCTCCAGATAAACTGAACCAAATACAACTATTGTGGCTATATTCAATCATGATCTTTGCAACAGTGGTGAAACTAGCTCTTTGGCTCTATTGCCGAACATCTGGTAACAAGATCGTCCGTGCTTATGCTAAG GATCACTATTTTGATGTTGTCACAAATGTCGTCGGTTTGGCTGCTGCTGTCCTTGGCGATAGATTCTACTGGTGGATCGATCCAATTGGTGCAATTGCCCTTGCAGTCTACACAATTTCAAACTGGTCTGGAACAGTGTGGAAAATGCAGGTTTGTGTTACTTTTTCAGTTTGA